The Burkholderia sp. NRF60-BP8 genomic sequence GTGATCGAGTATCAGACGGGGGGCGCGCTGTCCTGGGAATGACCCGCAGCAGCGAACCCGTTACATGATGGAGCAGCCGGTGGCCTCTCGGCCCCGGCCCAAGGTTTAGGAGCAAGAACGCCTGATGCAAAGCATGCCCGGTGCCTTAACGGCCCAACGATACGACAGGCACTTTGCGAACCCTTCAGTGGGATGGGCAAACTTCCCTCCGGAAAAAGCGGACGGCCGTGTGGCGGTCCGCTTGATCAAGCGATTAGGGGTAGCGGCGCGAGGTGCGCCGGCTACCGACTTGATTTGGCGCGCGAGGCCATGGGGTCACGCGCGCCATACCGTATTCATTAGCGTAAGCGCGCGGTATCTGCGTACGCCGATGAATAGCCCGCTTCGAAGCGCACGTCCTGAACAGCGTCCGCGGGAAGCGGGTTTTGACGAAGGGTGTAGTTTGAACTGACTCTCATCTGAACCTGAAGGAGAACAACATGGCTACTGCCAAGAAGAAACCGGCTGCTAAGAAGGTTGCCGCCAAGAAGACCGTTGCGAAGAAGGCTGCTGCTCCGGCGAAGAAGGCCGCAGTGAAGAAGGTCGCTGCGAAGAAGGTCGCTGCGAAGAAGGTCGCGGTGAAGAAGGTTGCCGCGAAGAAGGCCGCACCGGCGAAGAAGGCCGCTGCAAAGAAGGTCGCAACGAAGAAGGTTGCAGCGAAGAAAGTCGCGGTGAAGAAGGTTGCTGCGAAGAAGGCAGCACCGGCCAAGAAGGCCGCTGCGAAGAAGGTTGCAGCCAAGAAAGTCGCAGTGAAGAAGGTTGCTGCGAAGAAGGCCGCACCGGCGAAGAAGGCTGCTGCGAAGAAGGCTGCGCCGGCGAAGAAGGCTGCTGCGAAGAAGGCCGCGCCGGCGAAGAAGGCTGCCGCGAAGAAGGCTGCGCCTGCCAAGAAGGCTGCCCCTGCGAAGAAGGCCGCCGCACCGGCGAAGAAGGCTGCTGCACCGAAGAAGGCCGTCGTGAAGAAGGCTGCGCCGGCAACGACCGCGTCGACCGCATCGGTTGCGCCGGCATCGGGCGTGAAGACCGCGCTCAACCCGGCAGCGGCATGGCCGTTCCCGACCGGCAGCCGTCCGTAATCGCGGCTGAGCAGCATCACCCGGACACTCACGTGGTGTCCGTGGGTTGAGTAGCGCTACTCAATCAATCCCGCCATCTGGCTCAGGTGGCGGGATTTTTTTCGTCCCTGTGGTTGCCGATGGCGCGCCCGGCGGGGCTGGCCGACGCGAGCGCGGACGAGAACGGGCGGACGAAAAAAAACGCATGTGCGGCTTCGCACATGCGTTCGATCGCGGCTTGCGCCGCGTGCTGAGGATACCGGTCAGTGCGTGACACGCGTGACGCCGCCGCTCGACAGCAGGCGCACGCGCTCGCCGGCGCGGAACGCTTCGCCGCTTGCCGCCTGCGTGATCGAGCGCAGATCGCCGTTGTCGAGGCGCACGGTGATTTCGACACCGTTCGCGGTGCTGAGGTTTTCGCCGACCGCGTTACCTGCGACCGCACCGACGAGGCCGCCGGCGATCGCCGTCAGGATCGAGCCTTTGCCGCCGCCGATCGCGCTGCCCGCGACCGCGCCGAGTGCACCGCCGCCGAGCGTGCCGATCGCGCTGCCGCCGCCGTCGGACTGAATGCGCACCGCACGGACGCTTTCGACCGTGCCCATGCGGACCGTCTGTTCGCGCTGCGCCTGGCCGACGCTATAGACATCCGCCGAACCGGGCGCCGTGAAGCAGCCGGCGAGCGTCAGCGTGGCGGTCAGCATGGCCGCGAGCGTGAGGGTTTTTTTCGTCAACATCTTTGCTCTCCCACAATATTCATTTGAGACTGTAACCGAATGCAGTCTCGAAGCGTGCGTCGATTTCGGCGCGCGTCAGTACGTAAGTCTGGGGCCCTTGATGGGCGATCTTGAGCGAGCCCATCAGGCTTGCGAGGCGGCCGGTGGTTGCCCAGTCGAAGCCTTGCTCGATGCCGTACAGCAGGCCACCCCGGAAGGCGTCGCCGCAGCCGGTCGGATCGGCGATGCGCTCGGCCGGCACGACCGGAATCTGTTCCGCACCCTGCTTGTGGCGGATGGTCGCGCCGTGCTCGCCACGCGTGATGACGAGGGCGTCGACCCGGCTGGCGATTTCATCTTCGGACCATCCCGTCTTGTCGCTCACCAGCTTGGCCTCGTAGTCGTTGACCGCGACATAGGTCGCAAGTTCAATGCTGCGTCGCAGCGTCGCACCGTCGAACAGCGGCAGGCCCTGGCCCGGATCGAACACGAACGGCACACCGGCCTCGGCGAGCTCTTCCACGTGCTGCACCATCCCGTCGAAGCCGTCCGGGCCGACGATCGCGAGCTTGATGTCCGGCGCGTCGCCCGCATGGTTCAGGTGCGATTGCATCATCGCGCCGGGGTGGAACGCCGCGATCTGGTTGTTGTCGAGATCGGTCGTGATCATCGCCTGCGCGGTGTACGTATCGGGCAGCACGCGAACGTGGTCGCGGCGCAGGCCGAGAGCGTCGAGCCGGTCGAGGTACGGCTGCGCATCCAGCGCGCCCATCGTGCCCATGATGCGCGCGTCGCCGCCGAGCAGGTGCAGCGCGTACCCGATGTTGCCCGCGCAGCCGCCGAATTCGCGGCGCATCGTCGGCACGAGGAAGCTCAGGTTGATGAGGTGCACCTGGTCGGGCAGGATGTGCTCGCGGAACCGCCCTTCGAAGGTCATGATGGAGTCGTAGGCGATCGAGCCGCAAATCAGCGTAGCCAAGGTGTGCGTTCCTGTAGAAATGAGGGGCCCTGCGCGACAACGCCGCGCGAAGGGCGCGGCGCGGCAGGGGAAAGCGGAAGAAAGCTTACTTCAGTGCGGCGAGCGCTGCATCGTAGTTCGGCTCGTCCTTGATTTCGCCGACGAGTTCCGCATGGATCACCTTGTCCTGCGCGTCGAGCACGACCACCGCGCGTGCGGTCAGGCCGTTCAGCGGGCCGCTCGTCACGTCGACGCCGTACGCGTTCGCGAACGCGCGGCCGGTGCGGAACGTCGATGCCGTCACGACGTTCTCGAGGCCTTCGGTCGTGCAGAAGCGCGTGGCGGCGAACGGCAGGTCGGCGGACACGACCACCACCACCGTGTTGTCGAGCGACGACGCGGCTTCGTTGAACTTGCGGGTCGACGTCGCGCAGGTCGGCGTGTCGAGGCTCGGCACGATGTTCAGCACCTTGCGCTTGCCGGCGAAGCTGGCGAGCGACAGGTCGGCGAGGTCCTTGCCGACCAGCTTGAAATCGGCGGCTTGCGCGCCGACGGCCGGGAACGTGCCGGCGAGATCGATCGGGTTGCCACCCAGCGTAACTTTGCTCATGTTCGTGCTCCGAAATAGCGCGCCGCTCGGGCGCGCGGGTTGAGACGGGCGCGCAAGCGCGCCGCGGCGCGTCACGGATAGAAGATCTGGACGCGGAAATTCGAGGCGGGCGTGCCGTTCGTGTCGAGGCGGACGACCATCGTCTGCGTCGTGCCGGGCGGCAGCCCGGCGTCGATCGGCGTGCCCGGGCGCACGTAGTCGCGCGGCGCGAGCACGCGGCGCACGGTGACGTGATTGGTGTCGTCGAGCAGCGTGAGTTCGAGCGACGGGTACGCGAGCGCGACGCGGTAGCGGTTCGTCAGCGGCACCTTCAGTTCGAGCTTGTGCGGGCCGTCGATCTGGCGCAGGTCGGTCGCATCGAGCCGCAGCCCGTCGATGGCGCGCGGCGGCGCGACCGTGCAGCCGAGCGGCGCACACGCCTGCCGGAACCAGCTCTGCGTGACGGGCCAGTAGATCATCAGCGCTTCGCGCTGCCACCACGCCAGTTGCACGACGAGCAGGCCGACCAGCGCGGCCGCGACGAGGCCGCCGAAAAAGCCGCCGAGCATTCCGCGTCGCTGCGGCGCGCGCGTCTCGCGCGTGACGGCGAAGTGCGGACGATCGTCGTCGGCCGGCGCGGCGGGGAACGGGACGGTCAGTGGGACGGCCGGTTGGACGGCCGGTTCATCGGTTGCCGCTCCGGCCGGGGCCTTGTCGTGTCGGGCGAGGGTGTCGGATTCCGATGCGGTCCCGGTTTCGGCGACGGCCGGTGCGGGCGTGAACGCAAAGCGCGGTTCGCGCGGCGTGCGTTCGTCGTCCGGCACGGCGAAGTGCGCGTGGCCGACGGGTTCGGCCGGTTCGGCGGCGGTTTCCGTTTCCGACGGCAGGTGGGCGACGAAGCGTGGCTCGCGCGGGTCGCGCTCGACGGGTGAGGGCGCGGTTTCACCGGTTTCGTGCGGTTCGTGCCGCGAATGCGGCGAATGCGGTTCGGCCGGTTGCTCGACGGCAGCCGATGAATCGAGCTCGGCCGGAGCGTTGGCGAACGGCGCGGGCGTACCCGACAGGTGGACGACGCCGGCTTCCGTGGACGGGAGCGCGAGCGGGATCAGCGGCTCGGTGCGCACGGTCTCGGCGCTGTGCTGCAGCGACGGATCGACGCCGGCGTCGAGCCACGGCGCCCACATGTCCCAGCCATCCGACTTGTAATCGGTGCCGGTCGGCAAGCCGGCCGGCGCGTCGGCGGTGAACAGTCGGACCGGGGCGGCCTGCTGGTGTGCGTCGCCGTCATGCGGCGCGGCAGCCGGTTCCGTCAACGCCGGTTCGGGTTGCTGCGCGTACTCGGGAACGAGCGACTCGGAAGCGTTGAAGACTTCGTGGCAATGCCCGCAGCGCACGAGCCCCTGATGCAGCGAGAGCTGTTCCTGCTGCAGCCGGAAGACGGTTTCGCAATGAGGGCAGCGCGTCGCAAGGAGCATGTCGAGCCGGGCGGCCTGCGGGCCAGAGTGAAGGACAGCGCTATTCTAATGGCTTTCGCGGCGGGTTCCGGCGAGGCATACCCAACCTTCGTGTTCGCGCCAGACCGAGATGTCGACGTAGCGCGCATAAACGGCCGCGACCTCGTCCGCTTGGCGCGCGAGCACGCCCGACAGCGCGATGCGGCCGCCCGGCTTGACCTTCGACGCGAGCATCGATGCCATCAGCTTCAGCGGATTCGACAGGATGTTCGCGACGACGATGTCGAATTCGCCGTCCGGGCATGCATCGGGCAGCCCGTACGTGACTTCCGCCCGGTTGCGTTCGCTGTTCTGGCGCGCCGATTCGACCGCCTGCGGATCGATGTCGATGCCGATCACGGGGTTCGCCCCGCATTTCTTCGCGAGGATCGCGAGGATGCCCGAGCCGCAGCCGTAGTCGAGCACCGACTGGCCGGGCTTCACCGACTGTTCGAGCCACTCCATGCAGAGGCGCGTGGTGGGGTGGCTGCCGGTGCCGAACGCGAGGCCGGGGTCGAGTTCGAGGACGAGCGCATCGGGATCGGGCGCATCGTGCCACGACGGCACGACCCAGATCCGCTCGCCGATCGGGATCGGCTCGAACTGCGATTGCGTGAGCCGCACCCAGTCCTGCTCCTCGACGTCGCGCACGACGAACGCCGGTGTCTCGGCGACGCCGATTTCGTTCGCGGCCGCCGCGAGCAGCACGGCCGGTTCATGGTCGGCCGACAGCAGCGCGACCACGCGCGAGTGCTGCCACGCGGTGCGATCGGGCACGAGGCCCGGCTCGCCGA encodes the following:
- a CDS encoding histone H1-like DNA-binding protein, which translates into the protein MATAKKKPAAKKVAAKKTVAKKAAAPAKKAAVKKVAAKKVAAKKVAVKKVAAKKAAPAKKAAAKKVATKKVAAKKVAVKKVAAKKAAPAKKAAAKKVAAKKVAVKKVAAKKAAPAKKAAAKKAAPAKKAAAKKAAPAKKAAAKKAAPAKKAAPAKKAAAPAKKAAAPKKAVVKKAAPATTASTASVAPASGVKTALNPAAAWPFPTGSRP
- a CDS encoding glycine zipper 2TM domain-containing protein, whose amino-acid sequence is MLTKKTLTLAAMLTATLTLAGCFTAPGSADVYSVGQAQREQTVRMGTVESVRAVRIQSDGGGSAIGTLGGGALGAVAGSAIGGGKGSILTAIAGGLVGAVAGNAVGENLSTANGVEITVRLDNGDLRSITQAASGEAFRAGERVRLLSSGGVTRVTH
- the prmA gene encoding 50S ribosomal protein L11 methyltransferase, producing MSYRELVVELAREHAEALSDALLELGALSVSVEDADADTPDEQPLFGEPGLVPDRTAWQHSRVVALLSADHEPAVLLAAAANEIGVAETPAFVVRDVEEQDWVRLTQSQFEPIPIGERIWVVPSWHDAPDPDALVLELDPGLAFGTGSHPTTRLCMEWLEQSVKPGQSVLDYGCGSGILAILAKKCGANPVIGIDIDPQAVESARQNSERNRAEVTYGLPDACPDGEFDIVVANILSNPLKLMASMLASKVKPGGRIALSGVLARQADEVAAVYARYVDISVWREHEGWVCLAGTRRESH
- a CDS encoding zinc-ribbon and DUF3426 domain-containing protein, with the protein product MLLATRCPHCETVFRLQQEQLSLHQGLVRCGHCHEVFNASESLVPEYAQQPEPALTEPAAAPHDGDAHQQAAPVRLFTADAPAGLPTGTDYKSDGWDMWAPWLDAGVDPSLQHSAETVRTEPLIPLALPSTEAGVVHLSGTPAPFANAPAELDSSAAVEQPAEPHSPHSRHEPHETGETAPSPVERDPREPRFVAHLPSETETAAEPAEPVGHAHFAVPDDERTPREPRFAFTPAPAVAETGTASESDTLARHDKAPAGAATDEPAVQPAVPLTVPFPAAPADDDRPHFAVTRETRAPQRRGMLGGFFGGLVAAALVGLLVVQLAWWQREALMIYWPVTQSWFRQACAPLGCTVAPPRAIDGLRLDATDLRQIDGPHKLELKVPLTNRYRVALAYPSLELTLLDDTNHVTVRRVLAPRDYVRPGTPIDAGLPPGTTQTMVVRLDTNGTPASNFRVQIFYP
- the tpx gene encoding thiol peroxidase; its protein translation is MSKVTLGGNPIDLAGTFPAVGAQAADFKLVGKDLADLSLASFAGKRKVLNIVPSLDTPTCATSTRKFNEAASSLDNTVVVVVSADLPFAATRFCTTEGLENVVTASTFRTGRAFANAYGVDVTSGPLNGLTARAVVVLDAQDKVIHAELVGEIKDEPNYDAALAALK
- a CDS encoding carbohydrate kinase family protein translates to MATLICGSIAYDSIMTFEGRFREHILPDQVHLINLSFLVPTMRREFGGCAGNIGYALHLLGGDARIMGTMGALDAQPYLDRLDALGLRRDHVRVLPDTYTAQAMITTDLDNNQIAAFHPGAMMQSHLNHAGDAPDIKLAIVGPDGFDGMVQHVEELAEAGVPFVFDPGQGLPLFDGATLRRSIELATYVAVNDYEAKLVSDKTGWSEDEIASRVDALVITRGEHGATIRHKQGAEQIPVVPAERIADPTGCGDAFRGGLLYGIEQGFDWATTGRLASLMGSLKIAHQGPQTYVLTRAEIDARFETAFGYSLK